Proteins encoded by one window of Ktedonobacterales bacterium:
- a CDS encoding PIN domain-containing protein — protein sequence MSRIILLDAGPLGMLAHPKPAPEIVAWLRRLVQEQVRVIVPEIADYELRRELLRIGSVKSIERLNELKNDLDYLPLTTSTMLKAAELWAEARRHGRPTADNKALDGDMILCTQAAIISRPEDEVIIATTNVGHLSHFSQAKLWKDI from the coding sequence ATGAGTAGAATCATTTTGCTGGATGCTGGTCCGCTTGGCATGCTTGCTCATCCCAAGCCAGCGCCTGAGATTGTTGCCTGGCTGCGTCGGTTAGTACAAGAGCAGGTCAGGGTGATTGTTCCTGAAATTGCAGACTATGAGTTGCGCCGTGAACTGCTGCGTATTGGCAGCGTAAAGAGCATTGAGCGTCTGAACGAACTCAAGAATGATCTGGATTACCTCCCGCTGACGACCTCAACGATGCTCAAAGCTGCTGAGTTGTGGGCAGAGGCTCGGCGTCATGGTCGGCCAACTGCCGATAACAAAGCCCTCGATGGGGATATGATTCTCTGCACTCAGGCGGCCATCATCAGCCGCCCAGAGGATGAGGTTATCATCGCCACAACGAACGTTGGGCATTTGTCTCACTTCAGCCAGGCGAAGCTGTGGAAAGACATCTAA
- a CDS encoding TldD/PmbA family protein, with protein sequence MDISLSTLLAELVADLERRAPYAAALYTSASGTRIGIDHREQSANPQDPSQGVVFTLFTGDHLEEWATSDLDPDHLAQGLRAWASSIPITSREQAPAGILPLEQRGQTGANNLQTFATPCQISPASLSLPEKLERLRLLQSQAQGFHQRVVNAEITYNDHEERKLFLGGGRQMQQEITRTRLDLTVVVSDGQTMQYNWLTHAGTGGLELADFSEAELSEVCETALRLLEADKIEPGLYDVVTDPTVSGTIAHECFGHGVELDLFPKGRARSATYFDQRVAAPAVDMFDDPTIPGAYASYFFDDEGQPAAPTQILRDGVLVAPLTDLVSATLTGRSRSANGRRTNYARKSYARMSNTFFGRGTVPPADLLASLEHGIYLRQASSGMEDPLGWGIQVTAHYGEEIINGQRTGRLFAPIGITGYVPDLLQSISAIGNDFALDGGWCGKGHNDWVPVSSGGPHLRMKARLG encoded by the coding sequence ATGGATATTTCTCTATCCACCCTCCTGGCAGAACTGGTGGCTGATTTAGAGCGGCGCGCTCCCTACGCGGCGGCGCTCTACACCAGCGCCAGCGGTACGCGAATCGGCATCGATCACCGCGAGCAAAGCGCCAACCCTCAAGACCCCAGCCAGGGCGTCGTCTTCACTCTCTTCACCGGCGACCATTTGGAAGAATGGGCCACCAGCGACCTGGACCCGGACCACCTGGCTCAAGGTCTGCGCGCCTGGGCCAGCAGCATCCCTATCACCAGCCGCGAGCAAGCGCCAGCAGGCATCTTGCCCCTGGAGCAGCGCGGCCAGACTGGCGCCAATAACCTGCAAACCTTCGCCACGCCCTGCCAGATTTCGCCTGCCAGCCTCTCGCTGCCAGAAAAACTGGAACGGCTCCGCCTCCTTCAGAGCCAGGCGCAAGGCTTTCATCAGCGGGTTGTGAACGCCGAAATCACCTATAACGATCACGAAGAGCGCAAGCTGTTTCTTGGCGGCGGACGCCAGATGCAGCAGGAGATCACTCGCACGCGGCTCGACCTGACCGTCGTGGTCTCCGACGGCCAGACCATGCAATATAACTGGCTGACCCACGCCGGAACGGGCGGCCTTGAACTGGCAGACTTCAGCGAAGCCGAACTGAGCGAAGTCTGCGAGACGGCGCTGCGGCTCCTCGAAGCCGACAAAATCGAGCCAGGGCTGTACGATGTGGTCACGGACCCCACCGTCTCCGGCACGATTGCCCATGAATGCTTCGGACACGGCGTCGAGCTAGACCTCTTCCCCAAAGGCCGCGCCAGAAGCGCCACCTACTTCGATCAGCGCGTCGCGGCGCCAGCAGTGGATATGTTCGATGATCCCACCATCCCAGGCGCCTACGCCTCCTATTTCTTCGACGACGAGGGCCAGCCTGCCGCGCCAACTCAGATTTTGCGCGATGGCGTCCTGGTGGCTCCACTCACCGATCTGGTGTCGGCAACGCTCACCGGGCGCAGCCGCAGCGCCAACGGACGCCGCACAAACTACGCGCGCAAGAGCTACGCGCGCATGTCCAATACCTTTTTCGGGCGCGGAACCGTCCCGCCAGCAGACTTGCTCGCCAGCCTGGAGCATGGCATCTATCTGCGCCAGGCGAGCAGCGGTATGGAAGACCCGCTGGGCTGGGGCATTCAAGTCACCGCTCACTATGGTGAGGAGATCATCAACGGCCAGCGCACCGGACGCCTCTTCGCGCCCATCGGCATCACCGGCTACGTCCCCGATCTGCTGCAAAGCATCTCTGCCATTGGCAATGATTTCGCGCTCGATGGTGGTTGGTGCGGCAAGGGGCATAACGATTGGGTACCCGTCTCCTCCGGCGGCCCGCATCTGCGCATGAAAGCGAGGCTGGGATAA
- a CDS encoding metallopeptidase TldD-related protein, giving the protein MGTRLLRRPASAHESEAGIMRPTDPLETVTQALEHQAGVADWQAQQTTRRSAQLFLIGAQTETQRLVSTEQVEMRVYNDHPPRDSQPGSFTDKGGDFNRRQARGATSRILLPEEITDQTRLQRALEESVVIAGLTDNLPYSLPGMPAAGYPAVETADRALADSDDARLAALAELRERLLAAVADEPGIRLSSVELFATASAITLRNSQGIRASRSETEVLCDLVLIASDGTQTAEYHAMPQRRRLADLTLEEVVHRSARYARDSLRVGLAPTHEGPVVISGEALVDLFSPLIFHSSARAAYQSMSRFALGASISGDDRIQGDRLTFISNALLPYGQASAPFSEEGLPGERVVLIQDHYLRAWWATRRYADYMHIRPTGSFANIEIPPGSHTVQYLLEGEGPLYHLVAFSWLNPDALTGDFVAEIKLGYRLERGQATPIKGGSLSGNLLEALARTSVSRETQFTGGYTGPLALRFERLTISGG; this is encoded by the coding sequence TTGGGTACCCGTCTCCTCCGGCGGCCCGCATCTGCGCATGAAAGCGAGGCTGGGATAATGCGCCCGACAGACCCTCTGGAAACAGTAACCCAGGCATTAGAGCATCAGGCTGGCGTGGCTGACTGGCAGGCCCAACAGACCACCCGGCGCAGCGCCCAGCTCTTCCTGATCGGCGCTCAGACCGAAACGCAGCGTCTGGTCAGCACCGAACAGGTAGAGATGCGCGTCTATAACGATCACCCGCCGCGCGACTCCCAGCCAGGCTCATTTACAGATAAGGGCGGCGATTTCAATCGCCGACAGGCGCGAGGCGCAACCAGCCGCATCCTGCTCCCTGAAGAGATTACCGATCAGACCCGGTTGCAGCGCGCTCTGGAAGAGAGCGTCGTGATCGCGGGCCTCACCGACAACCTGCCCTACAGCCTGCCAGGCATGCCCGCTGCTGGCTACCCGGCAGTTGAAACGGCAGATCGCGCGCTGGCCGATTCTGACGACGCGCGGCTGGCCGCCCTGGCGGAACTGCGCGAGCGCCTGCTGGCCGCCGTCGCCGACGAGCCGGGCATCCGGCTCAGCAGCGTCGAACTCTTCGCCACCGCCAGCGCGATCACCCTGCGCAACAGCCAGGGCATCCGGGCAAGCCGCAGCGAAACCGAGGTCTTGTGTGATCTGGTCCTGATCGCCAGCGACGGAACACAGACCGCCGAATATCACGCCATGCCCCAACGGCGGCGGCTGGCCGACCTTACCCTTGAAGAAGTCGTTCATCGTTCGGCGCGCTATGCACGCGACAGCCTGCGCGTCGGCCTGGCGCCCACGCACGAGGGGCCAGTCGTCATCAGCGGCGAGGCGCTGGTGGACCTCTTCTCGCCGCTTATCTTCCACAGTTCCGCGCGGGCGGCTTATCAATCCATGAGCCGCTTCGCCCTGGGCGCATCCATTTCCGGCGACGACAGGATACAAGGAGACCGCCTGACCTTCATAAGCAACGCGCTGCTGCCCTATGGACAGGCCAGCGCCCCCTTCAGCGAAGAGGGTCTTCCGGGTGAGCGAGTGGTCCTGATACAAGACCACTACCTGCGCGCCTGGTGGGCCACCAGGCGCTATGCAGACTATATGCATATTCGCCCAACCGGCAGCTTTGCCAACATCGAGATCCCCCCTGGCTCCCACACGGTACAGTACTTGCTAGAGGGCGAGGGTCCATTGTACCATCTGGTGGCTTTTTCGTGGCTGAACCCGGATGCGCTGACCGGCGATTTTGTCGCCGAGATCAAGCTCGGCTACCGGCTGGAACGCGGACAGGCCACACCGATCAAAGGCGGCTCGTTGAGCGGCAACCTGCTTGAAGCGCTCGCCCGGACATCTGTTTCACGTGAAACACAATTCACTGGCGGTTACACCGGCCCCCTGGCCCTGCGCTTCGAGCGGCTGACCATATCGGGTGGCTAA
- a CDS encoding phosphoribosyltransferase produces MTKEQSLDNLWLAQMLFDLGAVKFGDFTISEATVSSPVFINPKMLIGNPSALRVASKLIQQEISLAQSMRRPKVHPFELVAGVPVGGLLLGSAYSLETNIPLIYPRLRPEGTGKRGIEGRYWPGARVLIIDDLITRGGSILDTAHFLEHHDLVVKDVIVLIDRGQGAAERLHQHGYNLISILKLDVMLTYYVNKGLISEQDFRRCMDYIQANQAARNHHIEREASSD; encoded by the coding sequence ATGACAAAAGAACAATCGCTTGATAACCTCTGGCTGGCGCAGATGCTCTTCGATCTGGGGGCCGTGAAGTTTGGGGACTTTACTATTAGCGAGGCAACCGTCAGTTCACCCGTCTTCATCAATCCCAAGATGCTCATTGGGAATCCCAGCGCGCTGCGCGTAGCGAGCAAACTGATTCAACAAGAAATCAGCCTGGCGCAATCCATGCGCCGCCCCAAGGTGCATCCCTTTGAACTCGTCGCCGGGGTTCCAGTTGGTGGCCTGCTCTTAGGCTCCGCCTACTCGCTGGAAACCAATATCCCGCTCATCTACCCGCGTCTGCGTCCAGAAGGCACTGGCAAGCGCGGCATCGAAGGCCGCTACTGGCCGGGCGCGCGAGTCCTGATCATTGACGATCTGATTACCAGGGGCGGCAGTATTCTGGATACGGCCCATTTCCTCGAACACCATGATCTGGTCGTCAAAGATGTCATCGTGCTGATTGACCGGGGGCAGGGCGCCGCCGAACGCCTCCACCAGCATGGCTATAACCTGATTAGCATCCTCAAGCTGGATGTTATGCTCACGTATTACGTGAACAAAGGTCTCATCTCAGAACAGGACTTCCGCCGCTGCATGGATTACATCCAGGCCAATCAAGCGGCCAGAAATCATCACATCGAGCGAGAAGCCAGCTCAGACTAA